A part of Aurantimicrobium sp. MWH-Uga1 genomic DNA contains:
- a CDS encoding glycosyltransferase family 4 protein, which produces MNSLKIQNVLFLTSDPIGSRMSGPGIRSVCLAQALKDHGFNVQIATTGTCSAIENIPSVHVDKNDSRNFSELENWADAIVFQALGFEEFPNLRKSRKFLVADAYAPVVFENLARLEKQHGSLANFAISEASRIQRELIYRSDLLLCANQNQRNFYLGVLSGITSIDSVQYAANPNLESRVLIVPFGLSRELPKHRSQVIKGRVTGIGEQDKVVLWSGGLYEWFDIENLVRAFGLISQSNSSVKLFFMGGRHPNSDIPDMPVVMRAKQLARQLGILDKSVFFNDSWVEYEERASYLLEADLGITTHFDTLETTFSFRTRMLDYIWAGLPVVSTEGDFFSDQIKRLNLGKVADFESPEQIADSILGLLNDNDEYFQAKSHIEKLKNDFYWDKVAAPLISALENAPSPRVKRDKRYLLLPLRSNSVINKFKPAILHSREILRTEGLSSLLKKVWQTIVK; this is translated from the coding sequence GTGAACAGTTTGAAGATACAGAACGTTCTTTTTCTAACCTCCGACCCTATCGGCTCACGTATGTCAGGACCTGGAATTAGGTCAGTTTGTCTTGCACAAGCATTGAAGGATCATGGATTCAATGTTCAAATAGCTACAACTGGAACTTGTAGCGCCATCGAAAACATTCCTTCAGTACACGTTGACAAAAACGATTCTCGCAATTTTTCAGAATTGGAGAATTGGGCCGATGCAATAGTTTTCCAAGCTCTCGGTTTTGAGGAATTTCCTAATCTACGTAAGTCCCGCAAGTTCTTGGTTGCAGATGCATACGCTCCAGTTGTTTTTGAGAATTTGGCACGTTTAGAAAAACAACATGGAAGCTTAGCTAATTTTGCAATTTCGGAAGCATCCCGAATTCAGCGTGAGCTGATTTATCGCAGTGATTTACTTTTGTGCGCAAATCAAAATCAAAGAAATTTCTATCTAGGAGTTCTCTCAGGTATTACTTCCATAGACTCAGTTCAATATGCAGCTAACCCCAATCTCGAAAGCCGAGTTTTGATCGTTCCTTTTGGTTTGAGTAGGGAACTTCCAAAACATCGTTCCCAAGTAATTAAGGGACGAGTCACTGGAATTGGGGAACAAGACAAAGTTGTTCTGTGGTCTGGCGGACTTTATGAGTGGTTTGATATTGAAAACCTCGTTAGGGCCTTTGGTTTGATTTCTCAATCGAATTCCTCAGTGAAGCTCTTTTTCATGGGTGGACGTCACCCTAATTCTGATATTCCGGATATGCCCGTAGTAATGAGAGCAAAACAGCTTGCTCGTCAATTAGGCATTTTGGACAAGAGTGTGTTCTTTAACGATTCCTGGGTCGAATATGAAGAGCGAGCTAGTTACTTACTAGAAGCTGACTTAGGGATAACAACACATTTTGACACTCTCGAGACGACTTTCTCATTCCGCACGAGGATGCTCGACTACATTTGGGCAGGATTGCCAGTTGTTTCTACTGAAGGTGACTTTTTTTCAGATCAAATCAAACGTCTGAATTTGGGTAAAGTAGCTGATTTCGAGAGTCCAGAACAAATTGCTGATTCAATACTCGGACTACTCAACGATAACGACGAGTATTTTCAAGCTAAAAGTCATATCGAAAAGCTAAAGAATGATTTTTATTGGGACAAGGTGGCTGCACCACTAATTAGTGCACTTGAAAATGCTCCTTCGCCAAGGGTAAAGAGAGATAAGCGATACCTATTGCTTCCGTTGAGAAGCAATTCAGTAATCAACAAGTTCAAGCCAGCAATTCTGCACTCACGAGAAATTTTGCGTACAGAGGGGCTTTCCTCTTTGCTGAAAAAAGTCTGGCAAACAATTGTTAAGTAA
- a CDS encoding DUF2304 domain-containing protein has translation MSYVFGISSALLVIIAVVVLLRRNSLRERHAIWWMIAGFLALVAGIFPKTLDWLSELLGITVPINLVFFTSIAILFFVSLQNSSELTKLEEKTRKLAERIAIIEMKKPERKE, from the coding sequence GTGAGTTATGTTTTTGGGATATCCTCCGCTTTACTCGTGATTATTGCCGTTGTTGTTCTTCTTCGAAGGAATTCTTTGAGGGAAAGACACGCAATTTGGTGGATGATCGCCGGATTTCTCGCACTAGTGGCAGGAATTTTCCCGAAGACCCTCGATTGGCTATCTGAACTTTTGGGAATAACTGTTCCCATAAACCTTGTGTTCTTTACAAGCATTGCAATTTTGTTTTTCGTCAGCCTTCAAAACAGTTCAGAACTAACAAAGCTTGAAGAAAAAACAAGAAAACTTGCAGAAAGAATCGCGATTATTGAAATGAAAAAACCGGAACGTAAAGAATAA
- a CDS encoding glycosyltransferase family 2 protein, with protein sequence MPRNTKTLIIIPAWNESASVGKVIEKILQLPHEYDVLVVNDGSSDNTEEVSLNAGANVATLPFNLGVGGAMRTGFVYAVENNYEAAVQVDADGQHDPVNIPELLSALEFSDIVIGARFAGKGDYQVSGPRKWVMQILAANISRIAGSKLTDTTSGFKALGPRAIKLFSKNYPAEYLGDTIEALVVAAQSGLKISQIPVSMHARQAGVASANPVKSAIYLFRALVALLFAMSRKPHPIVDASGGDQR encoded by the coding sequence GTGCCGAGAAACACAAAGACCTTAATTATCATTCCTGCTTGGAATGAATCGGCATCAGTTGGCAAAGTTATTGAGAAAATTCTCCAATTACCGCATGAATACGACGTACTTGTAGTTAATGACGGTTCAAGTGACAACACTGAGGAAGTCTCACTTAACGCTGGAGCAAATGTGGCGACATTGCCCTTTAACTTAGGCGTCGGCGGTGCAATGAGAACAGGGTTTGTCTATGCAGTTGAAAACAATTATGAGGCCGCTGTACAGGTTGATGCTGACGGGCAACATGACCCAGTAAACATCCCAGAACTCTTGTCTGCTTTAGAATTCAGCGACATCGTGATTGGGGCTCGATTTGCAGGAAAAGGCGATTACCAAGTTTCTGGCCCAAGGAAATGGGTCATGCAAATTTTGGCTGCAAATATTTCTCGTATCGCGGGAAGTAAACTAACTGATACAACATCAGGATTCAAGGCTTTAGGCCCCCGAGCAATCAAATTGTTCAGCAAAAATTACCCTGCGGAGTATTTGGGCGACACAATTGAAGCACTCGTGGTCGCGGCACAATCAGGGCTCAAGATAAGCCAAATTCCTGTATCAATGCATGCGCGGCAGGCTGGTGTCGCATCCGCAAATCCAGTGAAATCTGCCATTTATTTATTTAGGGCATTAGTAGCGTTACTTTTCGCGATGAGTAGAAAACCTCATCCCATTGTCGATGCATCTGGAGGAGATCAAAGGTGA
- a CDS encoding glycosyltransferase, with the protein MRLQIFMPFYGNPEHFRLAVESVIAQTDPEWTLTILDDCYPDLEPGKWVVSLNDSRISYMRNTTNLLPSKNYNQAIDISSSEFIMLMGCDDLLLPNFVERSKQLIEEASPNVAVIQPRVVVIDENGHQHNGLADRVKKIIGPWPISGHRMVSGEQAHVGLLKGNWTYFPSILWRVSSFGSMRFRTDLNIVQDLSMILNLVESNKAILVDSEISFCYRRHKQSLSGATGIDGSKFVQESILFSEAQNRALQRGWKKSARAAKWHLLSRFNALGELPGALLTRNTKGARNLLRHIFMS; encoded by the coding sequence GTGCGTCTTCAAATCTTTATGCCTTTCTACGGTAATCCCGAACACTTCAGGCTGGCAGTAGAAAGCGTAATTGCACAAACAGACCCTGAATGGACGCTAACCATCCTGGATGATTGCTATCCAGATCTGGAACCAGGCAAATGGGTCGTAAGTCTCAATGACTCTCGTATTTCATATATGCGAAACACAACAAATCTTCTTCCCAGCAAGAATTACAACCAAGCAATAGACATCTCGTCTTCTGAGTTCATAATGCTGATGGGATGCGATGATTTACTTTTGCCTAACTTTGTTGAGCGATCCAAACAATTGATTGAAGAAGCATCCCCGAACGTTGCTGTCATTCAACCGCGGGTTGTGGTGATTGATGAAAACGGGCATCAGCACAATGGATTAGCAGACCGAGTGAAGAAAATAATTGGTCCATGGCCTATTTCTGGTCACAGAATGGTTTCAGGAGAACAAGCTCACGTAGGACTACTCAAAGGAAACTGGACGTATTTCCCCTCGATTCTTTGGCGAGTTTCTTCCTTTGGATCCATGAGGTTTCGTACTGACCTCAACATTGTTCAAGACCTGTCAATGATTCTGAACTTGGTCGAATCAAATAAAGCCATTCTGGTCGATAGCGAAATCTCGTTTTGCTACAGGAGGCATAAGCAAAGTCTTTCCGGTGCTACTGGGATAGATGGATCCAAATTTGTTCAAGAGTCAATACTCTTCAGTGAAGCTCAAAACAGAGCATTACAAAGAGGGTGGAAAAAGTCTGCAAGGGCAGCCAAATGGCACTTGCTGTCTAGATTCAACGCACTTGGGGAGTTACCAGGCGCATTGCTAACTCGAAACACCAAAGGGGCTCGAAATCTTCTCAGGCATATATTTATGTCTTAA
- a CDS encoding glycosyltransferase family 1 protein gives MPFHITIHKSFSGISQRKPKELIRVGFDDQIFIAQSRGGISKYFVEIIQRLPKYGVEPILLCEETRNSHLAESGLVPRAKQDSNLKSRLRGYLWRLTGNPRYKGPLIETVDVIHHTFTNGAYLGLGHKPSVVTIYDMIPEVYPEYFPTGNPHFAKKKFAQKCDVLISISESTTNDMLKFYGDNLRSKTMVVPFGVGEQFLSPHPEVEMPELPEKYLLFVGVRRGYKHFKTAFLAFEQMAKKDPELCFVVIGGGRYSDEERKMVQTSPFVERVFHFNPSDEQMPEFYRRAKCFVFPSVYEGFGLPTLESLASGTPVVLADASCSREVGGDLAIYCEPGDVQSLIDSVEKATSIDWMNRIKRDGPARAKEFTWDFVAEETAKIYKNLVQKTK, from the coding sequence GTGCCCTTTCACATCACTATTCACAAGTCCTTTTCAGGGATATCGCAGAGAAAGCCCAAAGAATTGATACGCGTAGGTTTTGACGACCAAATATTCATAGCTCAATCTCGTGGCGGTATCTCCAAGTATTTTGTGGAGATCATTCAGAGGCTCCCAAAGTACGGTGTTGAACCAATTTTGCTTTGCGAAGAAACACGAAACTCTCACTTAGCTGAGTCCGGGCTAGTGCCTCGAGCTAAACAAGACTCAAATCTCAAAAGCAGGCTTCGAGGATATTTGTGGCGTCTAACCGGAAACCCAAGATACAAAGGTCCTCTTATTGAAACCGTTGATGTCATTCACCATACTTTCACGAACGGAGCATATTTAGGTCTTGGCCACAAGCCCAGTGTCGTCACGATTTATGACATGATTCCTGAGGTTTATCCTGAATATTTTCCGACAGGAAATCCGCATTTTGCCAAAAAGAAGTTTGCTCAAAAATGTGATGTTCTGATTTCTATTTCAGAATCTACAACTAATGACATGTTGAAGTTCTACGGAGACAACCTCAGGTCCAAAACTATGGTTGTTCCTTTTGGAGTGGGCGAACAATTTCTCTCACCACATCCTGAGGTTGAGATGCCTGAATTGCCAGAAAAATATCTTCTATTTGTCGGAGTCCGAAGAGGATACAAGCACTTCAAAACTGCTTTTTTGGCTTTCGAGCAAATGGCGAAAAAAGATCCCGAACTTTGTTTTGTCGTCATTGGAGGCGGACGCTATTCGGATGAAGAAAGAAAGATGGTACAAACATCGCCATTCGTGGAACGAGTATTTCATTTCAACCCCTCTGATGAACAAATGCCAGAGTTTTATCGGCGAGCAAAGTGTTTTGTATTCCCATCTGTTTATGAGGGCTTTGGTCTGCCAACTCTCGAATCCCTAGCGAGTGGAACGCCTGTAGTTCTAGCAGATGCATCCTGCAGTAGGGAAGTTGGCGGTGATCTCGCTATTTATTGTGAACCTGGAGATGTGCAATCCCTGATTGATAGCGTCGAGAAAGCAACTTCGATTGATTGGATGAACAGAATAAAACGCGATGGACCCGCAAGAGCCAAAGAATTCACATGGGATTTTGTAGCGGAAGAAACAGCGAAAATTTATAAAAATCTTGTTCAAAAGACAAAATGA
- a CDS encoding glycosyltransferase: MISVALCTYNGEKFLTAQLESIKRQTLLPDEIIFGDDGSTDNTLSLLTEYKVHFEELGIKTSILPPSGAAHIVTNFERTLQATQGGIIFLSDQDDVWHEDRISQSVFMLENNPELLLLHGDAELIDKHGHKLAQTLFEKLKYSHLLQNEANSGAAFDLLLQRNLVTGATAVIRRELLSDSIPFSQHWLHDEWLAIIAAAKNGYFVVQDELISYRLHDDNSVGLQKRSIRGLLAFFFASRRGRYEQLIDRLSEVEMLAQHKDFKNDHVEKLRRAIEFNISRKSYPKQRLFRFPQIWKQAENGNYRDFCARPVVEMLRDFLQSA; encoded by the coding sequence ATGATTTCAGTAGCGTTATGCACATATAACGGTGAGAAGTTTCTTACTGCTCAATTAGAGAGCATCAAGAGACAGACACTTTTGCCAGATGAAATCATCTTCGGTGATGATGGATCTACAGACAATACTCTGTCTCTGCTGACAGAGTACAAGGTCCATTTCGAAGAATTAGGTATAAAGACATCTATACTCCCGCCTTCTGGTGCTGCACATATTGTTACTAATTTTGAACGAACATTACAGGCAACTCAGGGTGGCATTATTTTCTTGTCCGACCAAGATGATGTATGGCATGAGGACAGAATTTCTCAATCAGTATTTATGTTGGAAAACAATCCAGAATTACTTCTTCTTCACGGCGATGCTGAGTTAATTGATAAACATGGACATAAACTTGCCCAAACTCTTTTCGAGAAATTGAAGTATTCTCATTTGCTTCAGAATGAAGCTAATTCAGGAGCAGCGTTTGATCTTTTGCTCCAAAGGAATTTGGTTACTGGTGCAACCGCTGTAATTCGACGTGAGTTGCTCTCTGATTCAATTCCTTTTTCACAGCATTGGCTGCATGATGAATGGCTTGCAATAATTGCCGCCGCAAAAAATGGTTATTTTGTAGTTCAGGATGAGTTGATTAGCTACAGATTGCATGACGATAATTCTGTTGGGCTTCAAAAAAGGTCGATACGTGGTTTGCTTGCCTTCTTTTTCGCGTCGCGAAGAGGAAGGTACGAACAACTCATTGACAGGCTGAGTGAAGTCGAAATGCTGGCTCAGCATAAAGATTTCAAGAATGATCACGTTGAAAAACTTCGACGTGCAATTGAGTTCAACATCAGTCGAAAGTCATATCCAAAGCAGAGACTGTTTCGTTTTCCTCAAATTTGGAAACAGGCAGAAAATGGGAATTACAGAGACTTTTGTGCTAGGCCTGTTGTTGAGATGCTTCGAGATTTTCTCCAGTCTGCGTAA
- a CDS encoding DUF2142 domain-containing protein: MQQNSDKSIVPRTNFSQRFTTLSKYKVFVGIVGLFLALAAWSVASPVGSSPDDDFHLASIWCGDGIRNGLCEPGSSENSRMVPLALAHSICYAYNPESNATCQDNNLAINPELLYETERLNTTGLYPPLFYATLGLLASDHLQVSVVMMRLVNAAIFTILFSLTFIVVSRKFRSPLLLTYACTLVPLGFFLIPSTNPSSWAVISIGMFFFLLASLAQEVSSKRAIATVVLSVICFTMLVGSRGDGAIFAAIAVLSSLVLYPPLRKYRIPTFGLFVFFFTAAVFIFLSTGQASVTTEGLSDQTASATKHSGFNLLLFNILNMPSLITGVFGSWGLGWLDTVMPPMVWGIGLIISCIVIFQGMTTTNKRKNLVSLAVLALLFAIPLYVLQKSNAAVGAYVQPRYIYPLVILLVAISLVPLTKSTAFSINFAQKIIIFYGLALAFCISLHLNMDRYISGISNPSWDLQTADGWWWNVPISAFSVWLVGSICSLVFFWIAASEFQRNVSQPDKVH, translated from the coding sequence ATGCAGCAGAACAGCGATAAATCCATAGTTCCCCGCACTAATTTTTCTCAAAGGTTTACAACTTTGAGCAAATATAAAGTCTTCGTAGGGATTGTCGGATTATTTCTCGCTCTGGCAGCATGGTCTGTCGCTTCACCAGTGGGCTCAAGTCCTGATGATGATTTTCACCTTGCGAGCATTTGGTGTGGAGACGGCATTCGGAACGGATTATGTGAACCTGGCTCAAGTGAAAACTCAAGAATGGTGCCCTTGGCCCTTGCGCATTCAATCTGTTACGCCTACAACCCAGAATCCAATGCGACCTGCCAAGATAACAATCTTGCGATAAATCCTGAACTGCTTTATGAGACAGAAAGACTCAACACCACGGGGTTATACCCCCCACTCTTTTATGCAACCTTGGGACTTTTGGCTTCAGATCATCTTCAGGTATCTGTAGTCATGATGAGGTTGGTAAATGCAGCCATATTCACAATTCTCTTTTCACTGACATTTATAGTGGTGTCGAGAAAATTTAGGTCTCCGCTCCTTCTGACATACGCCTGTACTTTAGTTCCTCTTGGCTTTTTTCTTATTCCAAGTACTAACCCAAGTTCATGGGCCGTCATCAGCATAGGTATGTTTTTCTTTCTCCTTGCTTCTTTGGCACAAGAAGTGTCCTCAAAACGTGCAATAGCTACAGTTGTACTTTCTGTGATTTGCTTCACTATGTTGGTCGGCTCCCGCGGAGACGGCGCAATATTCGCTGCTATTGCTGTCCTTAGCAGTTTGGTTCTTTATCCGCCATTGAGGAAGTACAGGATTCCTACTTTTGGGCTTTTTGTGTTCTTCTTTACTGCAGCAGTATTCATTTTCCTTTCAACTGGCCAAGCATCGGTTACGACCGAAGGTCTCAGCGATCAAACTGCCTCAGCAACAAAGCATTCAGGCTTCAACCTTTTGTTATTCAACATCCTCAATATGCCCTCCCTGATAACCGGGGTTTTTGGAAGTTGGGGATTGGGATGGTTAGACACCGTGATGCCACCCATGGTTTGGGGAATTGGGCTAATTATTTCTTGCATCGTTATTTTCCAAGGAATGACAACAACAAATAAACGAAAGAATCTGGTCTCTCTAGCTGTTTTGGCTCTGCTATTTGCCATCCCGTTGTATGTCTTACAGAAATCAAATGCAGCGGTGGGTGCCTACGTGCAACCAAGATACATTTACCCACTTGTCATTCTGCTCGTTGCCATTTCTCTTGTCCCACTGACAAAATCAACCGCTTTTTCCATCAATTTCGCACAAAAAATAATCATCTTTTATGGCTTGGCGCTAGCTTTTTGCATCTCCCTTCATCTGAACATGGACAGATATATCAGTGGAATTTCTAACCCATCCTGGGACTTACAAACCGCTGATGGCTGGTGGTGGAATGTCCCAATTTCTGCATTTAGTGTTTGGCTAGTGGGCTCTATTTGTTCGCTGGTTTTTTTCTGGATTGCTGCCTCAGAATTTCAGCGAAATGTGTCTCAACCGGACAAGGTACATTAG
- a CDS encoding ABC transporter ATP-binding protein, with product MAHIVELENVSKRFVIHKEKSLKERLLNFRLSQSHKEDFYALRDVSFDISVGESLGLVGHNGSGKSTLLKVIGGILYPTTGVVRRRGRIAALLELGTGFHPDLTGRQNIYLNGSLMGLSRLEIEKHLESIIDFSGIEEFIDTPVKFYSSGMYVRLAFSVAVHSDPDLLIIDEVLAVGDQPFQEKCFERMREFQKQGRTIVLVSHSSEQIKSFCDRVALLHHGELKFVGKTRQGLKMLDELYAAEQR from the coding sequence GTGGCACACATCGTTGAACTAGAAAATGTCTCAAAAAGATTTGTCATACACAAAGAAAAATCCCTCAAAGAGCGCCTTCTCAATTTTCGCTTGTCACAAAGCCATAAAGAAGATTTTTACGCGCTGAGAGATGTCTCTTTTGATATTTCAGTTGGTGAATCTTTAGGGCTTGTAGGACACAACGGTTCCGGGAAAAGTACCCTGCTCAAGGTCATTGGTGGAATTCTCTATCCCACAACTGGCGTCGTCCGCAGACGAGGAAGGATAGCTGCACTTCTCGAGCTTGGTACAGGTTTTCACCCTGACTTGACCGGTAGACAAAACATTTATCTCAATGGGTCTCTCATGGGTCTTTCTCGATTAGAAATTGAGAAGCACCTTGAATCCATCATTGATTTTTCTGGAATAGAAGAATTTATTGATACCCCTGTTAAGTTTTATTCCTCTGGAATGTACGTGAGACTTGCGTTCAGCGTTGCCGTCCATTCCGACCCAGATCTGCTCATTATTGATGAAGTGCTTGCTGTCGGAGATCAACCATTTCAAGAAAAATGTTTTGAAAGAATGCGAGAGTTCCAAAAACAAGGGAGAACAATCGTCCTTGTTAGTCATTCTTCGGAACAGATCAAGAGTTTTTGTGACAGGGTTGCACTGCTCCATCATGGTGAGCTCAAATTTGTTGGAAAAACTCGCCAGGGTCTCAAAATGCTAGATGAGTTATATGCAGCAGAACAGCGATAA
- a CDS encoding ABC transporter permease, translating to MTVKARDEYISGLTWQETGIRQGFFSFLLSPFLEAYSQRGLIWLLIDKELRARYKGSALGIVWSLAKPITQLLIYFVAIGEFLGASRSIPGFAIFVLIGLTAWSFFSDVASQSSQAILGNAGIIKKIHIPRIIFPLSVVGSSFVYFFIQFLVLGIAILLVQQLPEFPQFWLLFPSTAILILFGTGTAYLISSINVFIRDLQHLVDVSLSILFWLSPIVYSYKFVVQAIQNDFLLNLYLANPVTISILGFQRALWAQGTNDLSNFPEHLVWRLWIMCAIGVVFVLIGQSVFRKFERNFAQEI from the coding sequence ATGACGGTGAAAGCTCGTGATGAATATATCTCAGGTCTTACTTGGCAAGAAACAGGCATAAGACAAGGTTTTTTTTCGTTTCTTTTGAGCCCATTTCTCGAAGCATATTCGCAAAGGGGCTTGATCTGGTTACTCATTGATAAAGAGCTCCGAGCAAGATACAAAGGTTCAGCCTTAGGTATTGTTTGGAGCCTGGCGAAGCCAATTACTCAATTACTCATTTATTTTGTTGCAATTGGTGAGTTCTTAGGCGCGTCAAGATCGATTCCTGGATTTGCCATCTTTGTGCTAATCGGCCTAACCGCATGGTCTTTTTTCAGCGATGTAGCATCCCAAAGCAGCCAAGCAATTTTGGGTAACGCTGGCATTATCAAAAAAATTCATATTCCCAGGATTATCTTCCCGCTGAGTGTGGTCGGGTCAAGTTTTGTTTATTTTTTCATTCAGTTCTTAGTACTAGGAATTGCAATACTTCTTGTGCAACAACTACCTGAGTTTCCTCAATTTTGGCTCTTGTTCCCTTCGACGGCTATTTTGATTTTGTTCGGGACCGGAACCGCCTATCTGATTTCGTCAATTAATGTGTTCATCCGGGATCTCCAACATTTGGTCGATGTATCTCTTTCAATTTTGTTCTGGCTTTCCCCAATTGTTTACTCGTACAAATTTGTTGTTCAAGCCATACAAAATGATTTTTTATTGAATCTCTACTTGGCAAACCCTGTGACTATTTCGATACTGGGGTTCCAAAGAGCACTTTGGGCTCAAGGCACGAACGATTTATCCAACTTTCCTGAGCACTTGGTTTGGCGACTGTGGATCATGTGCGCTATCGGTGTTGTGTTTGTACTGATTGGCCAGTCTGTATTTCGCAAATTTGAACGAAACTTTGCACAGGAGATTTGA
- the argS gene encoding arginine--tRNA ligase yields the protein MTPQDLQLEMLERIKQYAQSNDFDCDGIDASFVTIERPKNREHGDWASSVSLKLAKPWGVNPRELAEILAQELLNVQGIESAEVAGPGFINMRLSAASAGALVKTIVEQGPGYGQGSLYKDVKLNLEFVSANPTGPIHMGGTRWAAVGDSLARVLEAVGGEVTREYYFNDHGAQIDRFSRSLIAAYLGEPAPEDGYGGEYIHDIASRVVAAYGNDLTVLPREEMQEVFRSIGVELMFGEIKASLHEFGVDFDVYFHEDSLHESRAVERAVERLRKLGHIFEQDGATWLRTTEFGDDKDRVIIKSDGQAAYIAGDLAYYLDKRERGFDRNIIMLGADHHGYVARMMAMCAAFGDEPGVNLEIMIGQMVNLVRDGQPMRMSKRAGTIVTLEDLVEAVGVDAGRYALVRSSSDSQLDIDLDLLGKKTNDNPVFYVQYAHARTCAVGRNAEASGVCREDGFAPELLNHEAESQLLGALQEFPRIVTQAAELREPHRVARYIEEVAGYYHRWYDKCRVIPQADEEVTDLHRTRLWLNDATGQVLRNGLGLLGVSAPERM from the coding sequence ATGACTCCGCAAGATTTACAACTTGAAATGTTGGAACGAATTAAGCAGTATGCACAGTCAAATGATTTTGATTGTGATGGCATTGATGCTTCATTTGTGACTATTGAACGCCCAAAAAATCGTGAACACGGTGATTGGGCATCTAGCGTTTCCCTCAAATTAGCAAAGCCTTGGGGAGTCAATCCCCGCGAACTTGCAGAAATACTGGCCCAGGAACTCTTGAATGTTCAGGGTATTGAATCTGCTGAAGTGGCGGGTCCTGGTTTCATCAATATGCGTCTCAGCGCTGCATCTGCTGGTGCGTTGGTCAAGACAATTGTTGAACAAGGCCCAGGTTACGGCCAGGGTTCGCTTTACAAAGACGTCAAACTCAATCTTGAGTTTGTCTCCGCTAACCCAACAGGCCCCATACATATGGGTGGGACTCGTTGGGCAGCAGTTGGGGACTCTCTTGCCCGTGTTCTTGAGGCTGTAGGCGGTGAAGTCACGCGTGAGTATTACTTCAATGATCATGGTGCACAGATTGACCGATTCTCTCGAAGCTTGATTGCCGCATACCTTGGAGAACCAGCTCCCGAGGATGGCTACGGTGGTGAATACATTCATGACATCGCTTCCCGAGTGGTTGCAGCATACGGGAACGACCTGACTGTTCTTCCTCGTGAAGAAATGCAGGAAGTTTTCCGTTCTATCGGTGTTGAACTCATGTTCGGCGAAATCAAAGCCAGCTTGCACGAGTTTGGCGTGGACTTTGATGTGTACTTCCACGAGGACTCTCTGCACGAGTCCCGAGCTGTAGAACGAGCTGTTGAGCGTCTTCGTAAACTTGGGCATATCTTTGAACAAGATGGTGCAACGTGGCTGCGCACCACAGAATTTGGTGACGACAAAGATCGCGTCATTATCAAGAGTGATGGTCAAGCCGCCTATATCGCTGGAGATCTTGCTTACTACCTTGATAAGCGAGAGCGCGGCTTTGATCGCAACATCATTATGTTGGGTGCTGACCACCATGGTTATGTTGCTCGCATGATGGCAATGTGTGCAGCATTTGGTGACGAACCAGGTGTGAACTTGGAAATCATGATTGGCCAGATGGTCAATCTGGTTCGTGACGGTCAGCCCATGCGCATGAGTAAGCGTGCTGGAACCATCGTGACGCTAGAAGACTTAGTCGAAGCGGTTGGTGTAGATGCTGGTCGCTATGCACTTGTTCGCAGCTCGAGCGATTCCCAGTTAGATATTGACCTTGATCTCCTCGGAAAAAAGACCAATGACAATCCTGTCTTTTATGTCCAATATGCACATGCTCGCACCTGTGCTGTTGGGCGTAATGCAGAAGCATCTGGAGTTTGCAGAGAAGATGGTTTTGCTCCTGAACTTCTCAACCATGAAGCAGAATCCCAGCTGCTTGGCGCGCTTCAAGAGTTTCCAAGAATTGTTACTCAAGCAGCAGAATTGAGAGAACCTCACCGTGTTGCCCGCTATATCGAAGAAGTAGCTGGGTACTACCACCGCTGGTATGACAAGTGCCGGGTAATTCCTCAGGCTGATGAGGAAGTAACGGATTTACATAGAACACGACTGTGGCTCAATGATGCAACAGGCCAAGTTCTTCGAAACGGCTTGGGCCTTTTGGGTGTTTCGGCCCCAGAGCGTATGTAG